A section of the Mangifera indica cultivar Alphonso chromosome 12, CATAS_Mindica_2.1, whole genome shotgun sequence genome encodes:
- the LOC123192846 gene encoding cytochrome P450 90A1-like isoform X1 — protein MADLVDNMFLCVIISVVIFYFIFRSSRFRRLRLPPGSLGLPFVGETLQLIAAYKTENPEPFIDERVNRFGSIFTTHVFGEPTVFSADPETNRFILQNEGKLFDCSYPGSISNLLGKHSLLLMKGSLHKRMHSLTVSFANSSIIKDHLLVDIDRLVRLNMDSWTDRVLLMEEAKKITFELTVKQLMSFDPGEWTESLRKEYVLVIEGFFTVPLRIFSATYRRAIQARTKVAEALSFIVRERRKESESGDRKSDMLGALLAEGGFSDDEIADFLVALLVAGYETTSTIMTLAVKFLTETPLALAQLKEEHEGIRARKKKEDGLEWSDYKSMPFTQCVVNETLRVANITSGVFRRAMTDIDIKGYTIPKGWRVFASFRAVHLDHDHFKDARTFNPWRWQEQSNSGGASSGNVFTPFGGGPRLCPGYELARVELSVFLHHLVTRFSWVPAEKDKVVFFPTTRTQKRYPIIVKPLNVEEEK, from the exons ATGGCGGACCTTGTCGACAATATGTTTCTCTGTGTTATTATTTCTGTtgtaatattttactttatattcCGTTCATCCAGGTTCCGGAGGCTCCGGTTGCCGCCGGGGAGTCTGGGGCTGCCCTTTGTAGGGGAGACTCTCCAGCTTATAGCGGCCTACAAAACTGAGAATCCTGAACCGTTCATTGACGAGAGGGTCAACCGGTTCGGGTCCATATTCACCACCCATGTTTTCGGTGAGCCGACGGTGTTCTCTGCAGACCCAGAAACGAACCGGTTCATATTGCAGAATGAAGGGAAACTGTTTGACTGCAGCTACCCGGGTTCCATATCAAACCTCTTGGGAAAGCATTCTCTTTTGTTGATGAAAGGGAGTCTCCACAAGAGAATGCATTCTCTTACTGTGAGTTTCGCTAATTCCTCCATTATTAAAGACCATCTTTTGGTCGATATAGACCGCCTAGTTCGACTTAATATGGACTCATGGACCGACCGGGTCCTCCTCATGGAAGAAGCCAAGAAG ATAACATTTGAGTTAACAGTGAAGCAACTAATGAGTTTTGATCCCGGAGAATGGACGGAAAGTCTTAGAAAAGAATATGTTCTTGTTATTGAAGGCTTCTTCACGGTGCCTTTGCGGATTTTCTCCGCCACCTACCGCAGAGCCATTCAA GCGAGGACGAAGGTGGCAGAGGCGTTGAGTTTTATAGTGAGGGAAAGGAGAAAAGAGAGTGAATCGGGTGACCGAAAGAGTGACATGTTGGGTGCACTTTTGGCCGAGGGGGGCTTTTCCGACGATGAAATTGCCGATTTCTTGGTGGCTTTATTGGTGGCGGGGTATGAAACCACCTCTACTATAATGACTCTAGCTGTCAAGTTCCTCACGGAGACCCCTCTTGCTTTAGCTCAACTAAAG GAGGAGCATGAGGGGATCAGggcaaggaagaagaaggaagatgGCCTTGAATGGAGTGATTATAAATCAATGCCATTTACTCAATGT GTTGTAAATGAGACCCTGAGAGTGGCAAACATAACCAGTGGAGTATTTAGAAGAGCAATGACTGATATCGATATTAAAGGTTACACGATCCCTAAAGGATGGAGGGTTTTTGCATCATTTAGAGCTGTACATTTAGATCATGATCATTTTAAAGATGCTCGCACTTTCAATCCATGGAGATGGCag gaacAGAGTAATTCAGGAGGAGCAAGTTCGGGGAATGTGTTTACCCCATTTGGAGGAGGGCCACGGCTGTGCCCTGGTTATGAACTTGCCAGGGTTGAGCTCTCTGTGTTTCTTCACCACTTAGTCACTCGATTCAG TTGGGTTCCCGCTGAAAAGGACAAGGTGGTTTTCTTTCCAACAACTAGAACGCAGAAGAGGTATCCAATTATTGTGAAGCCTCTAAATGTAGAAGAAGAGAAGTAA
- the LOC123192846 gene encoding cytochrome P450 90A1-like isoform X2, with the protein MADLVDNMFLCVIISVVIFYFIFRSSRFRRLRLPPGSLGLPFVGETLQLIAAYKTENPEPFIDERVNRFGSIFTTHVFGEPTVFSADPETNRFILQNEGKLFDCSYPGSISNLLGKHSLLLMKGSLHKRMHSLTVSFANSSIIKDHLLVDIDRLVRLNMDSWTDRVLLMEEAKKITFELTVKQLMSFDPGEWTESLRKEYVLVIEGFFTVPLRIFSATYRRAIQARTKVAEALSFIVRERRKESESGDRKSDMLGALLAEGGFSDDEIADFLVALLVAGYETTSTIMTLAVKFLTETPLALAQLKEEHEGIRARKKKEDGLEWSDYKSMPFTQCVVNETLRVANITSGVFRRAMTDIDIKGYTIPKGWRVFASFRAVHLDHDHFKDARTFNPWRWQSNSGGASSGNVFTPFGGGPRLCPGYELARVELSVFLHHLVTRFSWVPAEKDKVVFFPTTRTQKRYPIIVKPLNVEEEK; encoded by the exons ATGGCGGACCTTGTCGACAATATGTTTCTCTGTGTTATTATTTCTGTtgtaatattttactttatattcCGTTCATCCAGGTTCCGGAGGCTCCGGTTGCCGCCGGGGAGTCTGGGGCTGCCCTTTGTAGGGGAGACTCTCCAGCTTATAGCGGCCTACAAAACTGAGAATCCTGAACCGTTCATTGACGAGAGGGTCAACCGGTTCGGGTCCATATTCACCACCCATGTTTTCGGTGAGCCGACGGTGTTCTCTGCAGACCCAGAAACGAACCGGTTCATATTGCAGAATGAAGGGAAACTGTTTGACTGCAGCTACCCGGGTTCCATATCAAACCTCTTGGGAAAGCATTCTCTTTTGTTGATGAAAGGGAGTCTCCACAAGAGAATGCATTCTCTTACTGTGAGTTTCGCTAATTCCTCCATTATTAAAGACCATCTTTTGGTCGATATAGACCGCCTAGTTCGACTTAATATGGACTCATGGACCGACCGGGTCCTCCTCATGGAAGAAGCCAAGAAG ATAACATTTGAGTTAACAGTGAAGCAACTAATGAGTTTTGATCCCGGAGAATGGACGGAAAGTCTTAGAAAAGAATATGTTCTTGTTATTGAAGGCTTCTTCACGGTGCCTTTGCGGATTTTCTCCGCCACCTACCGCAGAGCCATTCAA GCGAGGACGAAGGTGGCAGAGGCGTTGAGTTTTATAGTGAGGGAAAGGAGAAAAGAGAGTGAATCGGGTGACCGAAAGAGTGACATGTTGGGTGCACTTTTGGCCGAGGGGGGCTTTTCCGACGATGAAATTGCCGATTTCTTGGTGGCTTTATTGGTGGCGGGGTATGAAACCACCTCTACTATAATGACTCTAGCTGTCAAGTTCCTCACGGAGACCCCTCTTGCTTTAGCTCAACTAAAG GAGGAGCATGAGGGGATCAGggcaaggaagaagaaggaagatgGCCTTGAATGGAGTGATTATAAATCAATGCCATTTACTCAATGT GTTGTAAATGAGACCCTGAGAGTGGCAAACATAACCAGTGGAGTATTTAGAAGAGCAATGACTGATATCGATATTAAAGGTTACACGATCCCTAAAGGATGGAGGGTTTTTGCATCATTTAGAGCTGTACATTTAGATCATGATCATTTTAAAGATGCTCGCACTTTCAATCCATGGAGATGGCag AGTAATTCAGGAGGAGCAAGTTCGGGGAATGTGTTTACCCCATTTGGAGGAGGGCCACGGCTGTGCCCTGGTTATGAACTTGCCAGGGTTGAGCTCTCTGTGTTTCTTCACCACTTAGTCACTCGATTCAG TTGGGTTCCCGCTGAAAAGGACAAGGTGGTTTTCTTTCCAACAACTAGAACGCAGAAGAGGTATCCAATTATTGTGAAGCCTCTAAATGTAGAAGAAGAGAAGTAA